One genomic segment of Spartinivicinus poritis includes these proteins:
- a CDS encoding copper resistance protein B: MNTTIKYSLLSISLFISEQALAAAEDDPLLTKFMVNQLERREAEGDNPIAWDAQAWVGKDLHKLWLKSEGEYTNGNTEESELQLLYSRAVAPFWDFQAGWRGDLESGPERHWLALGFQGLAPYYFETEPFLFLGEHGQIELRLEAEYEMLFTQRLVLTPEIEISAFSKNDEAVGVGSGLSEAEFSLRLRYEIRREFAPYIGINWWKKYSKTADFAREEGEETDDVNLVVGIRLWF, encoded by the coding sequence ATGAATACAACAATAAAATACAGCTTATTAAGTATAAGCTTATTTATCAGTGAACAGGCGTTGGCAGCCGCTGAAGACGACCCATTATTAACCAAATTCATGGTAAACCAACTGGAGCGGCGTGAAGCTGAAGGTGATAACCCGATCGCTTGGGATGCTCAAGCCTGGGTAGGTAAAGATTTGCATAAACTCTGGTTAAAATCGGAAGGTGAATATACCAATGGCAACACTGAAGAATCTGAACTGCAATTATTATACAGCCGAGCAGTGGCGCCATTCTGGGATTTTCAAGCAGGCTGGCGTGGTGATTTAGAATCAGGCCCCGAGCGTCATTGGCTCGCGCTTGGTTTTCAAGGGTTAGCACCCTACTATTTTGAAACGGAGCCTTTTTTATTTTTAGGTGAGCATGGCCAAATCGAACTGCGACTGGAAGCTGAATATGAAATGCTATTTACCCAGCGCTTAGTGCTTACGCCAGAAATTGAGATAAGTGCATTTAGTAAAAATGATGAAGCCGTTGGAGTAGGCTCTGGTTTATCGGAAGCAGAATTCAGCCTGCGATTACGTTATGAAATCAGGCGAGAGTTTGCCCCTTATATTGGTATTAATTGGTGGAAAAAATACAGCAAAACAGCAGACTTTGCCAGAGAGGAAGGCGAAGAAACCGATGATGTGAATTTGGTTGTAGGTATACGGCTGTGGTTTTAG
- a CDS encoding copper resistance system multicopper oxidase has translation MTTYHPTSPLMSRRQFVTGITAGSLLCGLGASPLLTASNTVKRRVPQVLSGKQFSLNIGYQPMNFTGRERQATTINGTIPAPILRWREGDRITLNVTNQLAHDSSIHWHGIILPTDMDGVPGLSFAGIKPGETFTYQFTVNQSGTYWYHSHSGFQEQTGMYGAIVIEPKEPDPVNADRDYVVMLSDWSDEAPETIYAKLKKMSHYYNFRERTVGDLWQDIKTKGISQTWNERAMWNQMRMSETDLSDVTGYTYTFLMNGFTPEDNWYALFKKGEKVRLRFINGAAMTIFDVRIPGLKMKIVAADGQNIEPITVDEFRIGVAETYDVIVEPSINNAYTLFAQSIDRTGYASGMLTPSPALQAIIPAMDPAPLLGHQEMGMAHGSMHGMDHGSDSMDHSQHQMMKHNTRGMDHSQHQGHQQQLGKAGFGSNNEIKHAPTEFGPHVDMRAEMPQSGLNDPGIGLRDHQRLYGRKVLTYADIHNLYSTYDHGEPGREVELHLTGNMNRYMWSVNGIKFADAEPLRLTYGERLRITLVNDTMMTHPIHLHGMWSELETGDAKHIPRKHTVLVQPGSKISYLVTADAKGRWAYHCHLLYHMPGMMREVRVS, from the coding sequence ATGACAACTTATCATCCAACATCCCCTCTTATGTCCCGACGACAGTTCGTTACTGGTATCACGGCGGGTAGTTTACTTTGTGGTTTAGGTGCATCGCCCCTATTGACCGCATCAAATACGGTTAAACGACGGGTACCACAAGTACTCTCAGGCAAACAGTTTTCCTTGAACATTGGTTATCAACCAATGAATTTTACCGGTAGAGAACGTCAGGCAACCACGATTAATGGCACCATTCCAGCGCCTATTTTACGATGGCGAGAAGGTGATCGAATTACGTTAAATGTGACTAACCAGCTGGCTCATGATAGTTCCATTCATTGGCATGGAATTATTTTGCCTACCGATATGGATGGGGTGCCAGGCTTAAGTTTTGCTGGGATAAAACCCGGCGAAACCTTTACTTATCAATTTACCGTTAACCAAAGTGGTACTTACTGGTATCACAGTCACTCCGGTTTTCAAGAGCAAACGGGGATGTATGGTGCTATTGTGATTGAGCCAAAAGAGCCTGACCCAGTGAATGCTGACCGTGATTATGTGGTGATGCTTTCAGACTGGTCAGATGAGGCTCCTGAAACTATTTACGCCAAATTAAAAAAAATGAGTCATTACTATAATTTTCGTGAGCGTACCGTCGGTGACTTATGGCAAGACATTAAAACTAAAGGTATTAGCCAAACCTGGAATGAGCGCGCCATGTGGAACCAAATGCGCATGAGTGAAACCGATCTTTCCGACGTCACCGGTTATACCTATACCTTTTTAATGAATGGGTTCACCCCCGAAGATAACTGGTATGCCTTATTTAAAAAAGGCGAAAAAGTACGGCTGCGCTTTATTAATGGCGCAGCCATGACCATTTTTGATGTACGTATTCCTGGCTTAAAAATGAAAATTGTCGCTGCTGATGGACAAAATATTGAGCCCATCACGGTGGATGAATTTCGGATTGGCGTGGCTGAAACCTATGATGTGATTGTCGAGCCCAGTATAAATAATGCTTATACCTTATTTGCCCAAAGCATTGATAGAACCGGTTATGCCAGCGGCATGCTCACCCCCAGCCCAGCCTTACAAGCGATTATTCCAGCGATGGACCCAGCCCCTTTGCTAGGCCATCAAGAGATGGGTATGGCACATGGGAGTATGCATGGTATGGATCATGGCTCTGATAGCATGGATCATAGTCAACATCAAATGATGAAACACAACACCAGGGGTATGGATCACAGCCAGCATCAAGGTCATCAACAACAACTAGGTAAGGCGGGATTTGGCAGTAATAATGAAATTAAACACGCACCTACTGAATTTGGCCCCCATGTAGATATGCGTGCAGAAATGCCACAAAGTGGACTTAATGATCCTGGTATTGGATTAAGAGATCATCAGCGCTTGTATGGACGTAAAGTGCTCACCTATGCAGACATACATAACTTGTATTCTACTTATGATCACGGTGAACCAGGCCGAGAAGTCGAACTGCACTTAACTGGCAATATGAACCGTTATATGTGGTCAGTCAATGGGATTAAGTTTGCCGATGCAGAACCTTTGCGGTTGACATATGGCGAACGGCTGCGTATTACCTTAGTTAATGACACCATGATGACCCACCCTATTCACTTACACGGCATGTGGAGTGAGCTAGAAACAGGCGATGCTAAGCACATCCCTCGTAAACATACGGTGCTCGTACAGCCCGGCTCAAAAATCAGTTATTTAGTAACAGCCGATGCTAAAGGCCGCTGGGCTTATCATTGTCATTTGCTTTACCACATGCCCGGTATGATGCGAGAAGTGAGAGTGAGCTAG